Proteins from one Rosa chinensis cultivar Old Blush chromosome 7, RchiOBHm-V2, whole genome shotgun sequence genomic window:
- the LOC112178439 gene encoding uncharacterized protein LOC112178439 yields MACTIDFRCLDEGFGGKTYKSKWNPEAAAPDEDAAMEIDAAYPRPVKRSAVSSSDNPDKQVFGRPSYEVVIAGKVCGRKWKQSRKQRSLAVQVSRKGTTFEEREKNKSVKKAYKERMAELKGEIKRNKEEKRRKSLREKKKKENILKTWTKLQIISKKRAR; encoded by the coding sequence ATGGCCTGCACAATTGACTTCCGCTGCCTAGACGAAGGCTTCGGTGGCAAAACCTACAAGAGCAAGTGGAACCCCGAAGCCGCCGCCCCCGACGAAGATGCCGCCATGGAAATCGACGCAGCCTACCCACGTCCGGTGAAGAGATCCGCGGTGTCCTCCTCGGACAATCCGGACAAACAAGTCTTTGGCCGGCCGAGCTACGAAGTCGTGATCGCCGGGAAGGTCTGCGGGCGGAAGTGGAAGCAGTCGCGGAAGCAGAGGTCATTGGCTGTTCAGGTGAGCCGGAAGGGGACGACGTTTGAGGAgagggagaagaacaagtcGGTGAAGAAGGCGTACAAGGAGAGAATGGCGGAGCTGAAGGGGGAGATTAAGAGGAAcaaggaggagaagaggaggaagagcctgagggagaagaagaagaaggagaatatTCTCAAGACTTGGACCAAGCTGCAGATTATTTCCAAAAAAAGGGCTAGGTAA